The genomic window GTGCCATCCTGGGGGGAACCATCACCCTGGTGGGTTCAAGTCCCTTGATCCTGCTCAACGACCTGCTGGAACCATTCAAGCTCAAACCCTTCTCTCTCTTCGATGTAACCCCCGTCGGCCTGTCGCTGGTGGTAAGCGGGATCGTCGTGTTCATTCTCTTCGGGCGTTTCATCCTCCCACAGGGTGAGGAGGAGGAAGAGGAGGAAAACGGCACGAAAACCCAACCTGACAAGGTCCTGGAGGACATGGGCGAACTTTACGAACTCCACACGCCCGAAGATTTCACCTATTACCGCGATCCCGTGCTGGTCAGGGACCTGAGGCGGCGTTACCTGGTCAACGTCGTTGCCATCACCGAGCCGCCTGATTTCAAGGTGGTCTCCCCGGCCCCGGAGGTGGAGGTGCGCTCCAACATCGATCTGGCCGTCTATGGGAGGGAAAAGGATGTCCGGCGGATGGCGGAAGTGGAAGGCATGGTGCTGAAAAAGGAGCTTGAAACCTTCAAGAGTGAGGTGGAAGATTCCCAGTCCGGGGTCGTTGAGGCCGTCGTAGCGCCCAGGTCACCGCTGGCGGGCAAGACCTTGGGACAGGTGAATCTTCAGGACCGTTACCAGGTCACGCCCCTGGCCATTTACCGGCAGGGTGAGATCTACCGGGCGGAGATAAACGACATGCTGCTGCGGGTAGGAGACGCCATTCTCATTCACGGGACCTGGAAACGCCTTCAGCTCCTGCAGGGGGAAGGGAGCCTCCTGTTCACAACCCCCATCGACGTGGAGCTCATGAGACCCGAGAAGGCCGCCTTTGCCGCCTTCTGGCTGGCCCTGGCCCTCACCATGGTGATGTTTTTCAAGATCCAGCTATCCGTGAGCCTTATGACCGGCGCCCTGGGCATGATTCTCACCCGCGTGCTTACGATCGATGAAGCCTACAGGTCAGTGGACTGGCGAACCGTCTTTCTCCTCGGTGGGCTTATACCCCTCGGGATCGCCACCGAGAAGACAGGGACGGCGGCCTGGATCGCCCATACGGTCCTGGGGGCCATCGGCACGGTTAAACCCATCGTACTGCTCACGGTCATCGGGGTGCTCTCCACGGTTTTCACCCTGGTAATTTCAAACGTTGGGGCGACCGTCCTTCTGGTGCCCCTGGTGGTGAACATGGCCATGGCCGCTCATACGGATCCCAGGATGGCGGCTCTGGTGGTGGGCCTGGCCACGAGCAATTCCTTCATCCTTCCCACTCACCAGGTCAATGCCCTCTACATGGGACCCGGCCGGTATCGAAGCGTGGATTTCATGAAGGCGGGAAGCGTGGTGAGCGTGGTGTTTCTCGTGGTCATGATCGGAACGATTGCTGTCTTTTACGGCCTGTAAGTTGTCAGGCTCAGAGGAGGAAAAGCAATGGCAATTATTACCATATCCCGGGGATCCTTCAGCAAGGGCCAGGAAGTGGCTGAGAAGGTCGCGGCGCGGCTGGGTTATACTTGCATCAGCCGTGAAGTGCTCCTGGATGCAAGCGACCACTTCAAGATCGATGAAATCAAGTTGATCAGGGCCATTCATGATGCTCCCTCCATCCTGAAGCGATTCAGCCGGGACAAACGCACTTACATCGCCTATATCCAGTGCGCATTGACGCAACGGGTTAAGGGTGACGGGGTGGTTTACCACGGGCTGGCGGGTCACCTGTTGCTCAAGGGCGTTCCCCATGTCCTCAAGGTCCGGGTCATCGCAAATCTCGAGGACCGGGTGGCCAGTGAGATG from Deltaproteobacteria bacterium includes these protein-coding regions:
- a CDS encoding SLC13 family permease, translated to MQSLTNEMILVMGIIGLAVFLFVVEWVRVDVVAILMMVILPLLHLVTPKEAFIGLSSNAVVSIIAVIIIGAGLDKTGIINKLVAPILRVAGRSQSRIVIAISLTVAGISSFMQNIGAAALFLPAIQRISKSLKIPISRLLMPIGFSAILGGTITLVGSSPLILLNDLLEPFKLKPFSLFDVTPVGLSLVVSGIVVFILFGRFILPQGEEEEEEENGTKTQPDKVLEDMGELYELHTPEDFTYYRDPVLVRDLRRRYLVNVVAITEPPDFKVVSPAPEVEVRSNIDLAVYGREKDVRRMAEVEGMVLKKELETFKSEVEDSQSGVVEAVVAPRSPLAGKTLGQVNLQDRYQVTPLAIYRQGEIYRAEINDMLLRVGDAILIHGTWKRLQLLQGEGSLLFTTPIDVELMRPEKAAFAAFWLALALTMVMFFKIQLSVSLMTGALGMILTRVLTIDEAYRSVDWRTVFLLGGLIPLGIATEKTGTAAWIAHTVLGAIGTVKPIVLLTVIGVLSTVFTLVISNVGATVLLVPLVVNMAMAAHTDPRMAALVVGLATSNSFILPTHQVNALYMGPGRYRSVDFMKAGSVVSVVFLVVMIGTIAVFYGL